One Anatilimnocola floriformis genomic window, CGCCTGATCGGATTTTGCGGCCAGGCCGAAGTCGATTCGAAAGCGGAGATGCGCCGCCACGTTGTTGAGTTCGGCAAACTCCTTCTTGAAGAGCTTGCCGTCGTGATCCTGGTCGAGCTGCTGAAAGACCTCTCCCATCAGCAGAAAGTCGTCGACGCCCAAATTGCCGCCGAGCGCGTATTGCTGCTCGAGCGCGTTGCGAATCGAATCCCAATCGGCGTTCTCGCCCAGAATCCGCGCGAAGTGTCCCATCTGACCGCGAACGCGGTTGACGCTGGCGGGGTCGACATCGACGGTCGGCCGCAGTTCATCGAGCACGAGAATCTCGTCATCGTCGACATCGTGCAGCTTCAGTTGAGCAAAGGCCTGCTGCAGTTCGGCTGCGGTCAGCTCACCATCGCCATCGACATCGAGCGCTTTCCAAGTGGGACTGCCGCGGCGGTTGCGGCCGTGGAATTGTTCGATGCTGCGCAGCGAAAAGGCTCGCGCGCCGCCGGCATTGCGGGTGAGGAACCGCGGCAGCTCAGCGCGATCGACCTGGCCGTTGCCGTTGGTGTCGTACTGCTGAATGATTTGCTTCGGCGCGTTCTCGCGTTCGAACGGCAAGTTGCCGAATTGGCCGTAGCGGAACTTTGGGCTGCTGACGACTTCCTTCCACATCGGTTGGCCGTCGCCGTCGGTATCAGCGAGCTTCAGCACTTCATCGAGCAGCTGGCCGAAGACTTGCGATTGCGGTTGGCCATCGATCCAGATCTCGAACTCCACCACCAGCGGCCCGCGCGGCGCGAGGAGCAGAAATTTCTCGGCAGGGATTGGTGGCGGTGCAGGAGGAGCCGGTTCCATCGGCGGTGCCGGTGGTTCAACGGCAGCCTCCATCGGCGCGGGCTTCACCGGCTCTTCCACAACCGTTTTCGGTTCTTCAACAGCTTGCTTTACGACAACCGGCGGAGGCGGCGCGGTCACCTGCTGTTGACGCCAACACCCAGTCGCCGCGATCAGCATTGCGGCGAACAACAAAACAAGTGCGCTGTGGGAAGAATGGCGCATCGGTGGGCAGGGAAAGAGGTGGCGCTGCGACTTACAGTTTGATCTCCGAATCGCTCGTCTTGCGGTTGTGCTGCGTGCGGAGCTCGTTCATGAGGAACGTGATCGATTTGCAAAGCTGGCGAACCGCATCGACCGGATTGGCCTGCTGAGCGGCCACGGCTTTGCGTTGCAGTTCGTCGTATTCGGCCCAGTCGACGTTGTAATGACCGTCGACGGCGACTTGTTTCAATTCAGCTGCCGTGTGTTGAATCTTGCTGAAGAAGGCCGGCGTCGGACCGCAAGGCGTCGAAGTGTAAGGGCCTTTGCCCAACCGGCGATTGCCGGTCAGCTGCGTTCCCTTGGAATAGCCGCTGTAAAGCTTTACTAATCCGAAGATGCCCGCGATGAGCGCTGCCAACAGCGAAACGCCGGCGGGAATATACAAACTGCGCAGCGGCAACAGCACGGCGGCCAAGGCAAACACACCAGCCACGATCCAGATGATGGGATTCACGGGCTTGAGATCTTTTTTGCCACCCAGCACCAGCGGCGGCGATTGGTTGCCGGCCGTGGCGGCATCGGGCTTCACGATTTTGGCGATGAGCACCGTGATGTTGTCAGGACCACCGCGGAGGTTGGCCAGGTCGACGAGAACCTTCACAGCTTCGTGCGGCGGCAGGCAACCCATGATCGTGCCGAGCTCGTTGTCCTCGACGCGGCCCGTCAAACCATCGCTGCAAAGAAGGTAGACATCGCCAACTTCGATCGGGTGCGGCCCTTCGAGATCGATTTGCACATTGGCATTCGGGCCGAGCGACCGCGTGATCACGTTCTTTGGCACGGCAGCGGCAAGCTCGCTTCCCTCGGTCAATTGGCCCGAGGCTCGCAATTCCCACTGCAGGCTGTGATCGAACGAAAGTTGATTCAGCTGACTACCGCGGAGGCGATAAATACGACTGTCGCCGACGTGGGCACAGACGGCGCCCTGCGGCAGCAGGACCAGCGCGCTGGCCGTTGTTCCCATGCCGTGAAAGTCGGTGTTCGCCGTGCCGCGGTTATGGATGGCGGTGTTGCTTTCGCGGATGGCCCGTTCCAGGGCTTCCGGCGCCGACATGTCGACATATTTGTTGTAGAGGTAAGGGCTGCTCTCGACGGCCATTTTGCTGGCAAGTTCGCCGGCTGCGTGCGCGCCCATCCCATCGGCGACCATTAGAAAATGGCCCCGCTGCTGCCACAATTCGTGGGTATCGGCGACGATCAGAACGTAAGAATCCTGATTGACGCTTCGGCGCATGCCGACGTTCGTCAATGAAGCCGTCTGCACGCCGCAATCAAAAGCCACCGCAATCTCCTGGCGAAGATGCCTGTTGGTCCGCCATCGCCCCGGCGGCGGACTTCCCTTTCATATTAACCAGTTCGAGGCGTGGGAGCGAGCGGCGTTTTATTGCGTGAGCAGACGATGAGGTGATTGGGCGATCGGGTGAGCCTATGAACCGGACAAAGTGTCCGATCCTGCAATCCCATCGCCCGGTCGCCCCATCTCCACAGGCTGCCGCCCGCCCACTCCCCGCATCGGCCGCCGCTCCTATAATCACAGAACAACTTTTCCCAGCAAAGACACGATTTTTTCAGGACGAATTCATGCCCGAGCATGTGGTAATCATCGGAAGCGGCCCTGCCGGTTGGTCGGCAGCCATTTATGCAGCGCGGGCCAATTTGCATCCCATCGTGTTCGAAGGGGCCATTACCGAATCGAACCGCATCGCCGGCACACTCCCCCTCGGCCAGCTGAATCTGACGACGGAAGTCGAGAACTATGCGGGTTTTCCCTCGGGCAACCTGGCTGGTTACATCAAATCGGCCATCCCTGAGGATCGGCAGAACGAATTCATGATCGAAGAACATCCGCACGCGGTGACGGGCCCTGAGCTGATGAACCTGATGCGGCAGCAAGCGACCAACTTCGGCGCCAAGATCATCACCGACGACATCGTTTCGGTCGATCTCAGCAAGCGGCCATTCGTGGTGAAGTCGTCGGAAGGTCAAACCGTCGAAACGCACACGATCATCATTTCAACCGGCGCCCGGGCCAATTACCTCGGCCTGCCGTCGGAAGAACGCTTCAAGAATCGGGGCGTGAGCGCGTGCGCCGTTTGCGATGGTGCGT contains:
- a CDS encoding PP2C family protein-serine/threonine phosphatase; its protein translation is MAFDCGVQTASLTNVGMRRSVNQDSYVLIVADTHELWQQRGHFLMVADGMGAHAAGELASKMAVESSPYLYNKYVDMSAPEALERAIRESNTAIHNRGTANTDFHGMGTTASALVLLPQGAVCAHVGDSRIYRLRGSQLNQLSFDHSLQWELRASGQLTEGSELAAAVPKNVITRSLGPNANVQIDLEGPHPIEVGDVYLLCSDGLTGRVEDNELGTIMGCLPPHEAVKVLVDLANLRGGPDNITVLIAKIVKPDAATAGNQSPPLVLGGKKDLKPVNPIIWIVAGVFALAAVLLPLRSLYIPAGVSLLAALIAGIFGLVKLYSGYSKGTQLTGNRRLGKGPYTSTPCGPTPAFFSKIQHTAAELKQVAVDGHYNVDWAEYDELQRKAVAAQQANPVDAVRQLCKSITFLMNELRTQHNRKTSDSEIKL
- a CDS encoding thioredoxin-disulfide reductase; protein product: MPEHVVIIGSGPAGWSAAIYAARANLHPIVFEGAITESNRIAGTLPLGQLNLTTEVENYAGFPSGNLAGYIKSAIPEDRQNEFMIEEHPHAVTGPELMNLMRQQATNFGAKIITDDIVSVDLSKRPFVVKSSEGQTVETHTIIISTGARANYLGLPSEERFKNRGVSACAVCDGALPRFRNKPLVVVGGGDSAVEEATYLSKYASTVHMLMRRDVFRASKIMKDRAESNPKIKIHFFREVDEVLGDDKTGVSGIRLKNNQDGTRDEIAATGLFVAIGHTPNTAFLKGQLELNEKGYIKYSTPFRTYTSVPGVFAAGDVADDYYRQAITSAGTGCMAALDAERFLAAEGL